In Halosegnis marinus, one genomic interval encodes:
- a CDS encoding DUF2298 domain-containing protein, whose product MEYGYVAVWLVTYLALGLAALPVVGRLFGGFRDRGAALSVPFALATLGLVGFLVGHLPGAFGLPAALAGLAVLAFVSYRASDGPADLRRAAVPAAVFALAFLFVVALRALDPAVTPIGGEKFLDFGLLKSLLRADALPPEDMWFAGESVRYYYGGHVLAALLAELTFTPARYAYNLALAGFYAAVVTAAYGIAATVAADHGVSGRVAGALGAFFVALAANLYTAGQLLVWTLPDALARPVVAALGLPVEEALAWTPGDFYYWPASRVIEGTINEFPLFAWLNGDLHAHMMSTNFLLLGVALLYAYWRTPEAEVGRRRLLVFGLLPPLGGYVATVNTWSFPSVTLGLAFLTLTFAPADPRTLLPARLRAALPSVEAAPEGAETDGGTVTAGTLLRTELARSGTALALAAGVLLLAVVWVAPFWFSTASGRPIGLFPPGASLGGLVVVHGGFLAAFVAYLVAVGREAAPAVRTAALAGTVALLLAGLGLGANAVALVGPVLLAAWLLLRAREDVGFETMLVVAGAGIVLLVEYVYVAEPQYAGTGLDRMNTVFKTYAQVWVLWAPAAGVALTRLAAAGRDAAPSFGSARVGTAGRVLVAVLLLTTGVYAALAVPAHVDAGSATANELGPTLDATAFVDVTHPAEAPAIDYIDALEGRPTIVTAAPAGYRWNPSGGDGASAPASLTGVPTVAGWFHERQYRSPEAYGTRVADVETIYTGTPAEQRALLDEYDVEYVYVGPAERARYGEITIGDLPGLRVVERGGVTIYVAESAG is encoded by the coding sequence ATGGAGTACGGCTACGTCGCCGTCTGGCTCGTCACCTACCTCGCGCTCGGCCTCGCGGCGCTCCCGGTCGTCGGCCGGCTGTTCGGCGGCTTCCGCGACCGGGGCGCGGCGCTCTCCGTCCCGTTCGCGCTGGCGACGCTCGGCCTCGTCGGCTTCCTCGTGGGGCACCTGCCGGGCGCGTTCGGGCTTCCCGCCGCCCTCGCCGGGCTCGCCGTCCTCGCGTTCGTCTCCTACCGCGCGAGCGACGGTCCGGCCGACCTGCGGCGCGCCGCCGTGCCCGCCGCCGTCTTCGCGCTCGCCTTCCTGTTCGTCGTCGCGCTCCGGGCGCTCGACCCCGCCGTCACGCCCATCGGGGGCGAGAAGTTCCTCGACTTCGGCCTGCTCAAGTCGCTGCTACGGGCCGACGCGCTCCCGCCCGAGGACATGTGGTTCGCGGGCGAGTCGGTGCGCTACTACTACGGCGGCCACGTCCTCGCGGCGCTGCTCGCGGAACTCACCTTCACGCCCGCACGCTACGCGTACAACCTCGCGCTCGCGGGCTTCTACGCCGCCGTCGTCACCGCCGCGTACGGAATCGCCGCGACCGTCGCCGCCGACCACGGCGTCTCGGGGCGCGTCGCGGGGGCGCTCGGCGCCTTCTTCGTCGCGCTCGCCGCGAACCTCTACACCGCCGGGCAACTGCTCGTCTGGACGCTCCCCGACGCGCTGGCGCGCCCGGTCGTGGCCGCGCTCGGCCTCCCCGTCGAGGAGGCGCTCGCGTGGACGCCGGGCGACTTCTACTACTGGCCCGCCTCGCGCGTCATCGAGGGGACCATCAACGAGTTCCCGCTGTTCGCCTGGCTCAACGGCGACCTCCACGCCCACATGATGAGCACGAACTTCCTCCTGCTCGGGGTCGCCCTGCTGTACGCCTACTGGCGGACCCCCGAGGCCGAGGTGGGTCGCCGACGGCTGCTCGTGTTCGGCCTGCTCCCCCCGCTCGGGGGCTACGTCGCCACGGTCAACACGTGGTCGTTCCCGAGCGTCACCCTCGGCCTCGCGTTCCTGACGCTCACCTTCGCGCCCGCGGACCCGCGAACGCTCCTCCCCGCTCGGCTTCGGGCGGCCCTGCCGTCGGTCGAGGCCGCGCCGGAGGGCGCGGAGACGGACGGCGGAACCGTCACCGCGGGAACCCTCCTCCGGACGGAACTCGCCCGCTCGGGGACGGCGCTCGCGCTCGCAGCCGGCGTCCTCCTGCTCGCCGTCGTCTGGGTCGCGCCGTTCTGGTTCTCCACCGCCTCGGGTCGGCCTATCGGCCTGTTCCCCCCAGGGGCGAGCCTCGGCGGCCTCGTCGTCGTTCACGGCGGCTTCCTCGCCGCGTTCGTCGCCTACCTCGTCGCCGTCGGCCGGGAGGCCGCGCCCGCGGTGCGGACCGCGGCGCTGGCCGGGACCGTCGCGCTCCTGCTGGCCGGCCTCGGCCTCGGGGCGAACGCCGTCGCGCTGGTCGGCCCGGTCCTGCTCGCGGCGTGGCTCCTGCTCCGTGCCCGCGAGGACGTCGGCTTCGAGACGATGCTCGTCGTCGCGGGCGCGGGCATCGTCCTCCTCGTCGAGTACGTCTACGTCGCGGAACCGCAGTACGCCGGCACCGGCCTCGACCGGATGAACACCGTGTTCAAGACGTACGCGCAGGTGTGGGTGCTGTGGGCCCCCGCCGCGGGCGTCGCGCTGACGCGGCTCGCGGCCGCGGGCCGCGACGCCGCACCCTCGTTCGGGAGCGCGCGCGTCGGGACGGCCGGCCGCGTCCTCGTCGCGGTCCTCCTCCTCACGACCGGCGTCTACGCCGCGCTCGCGGTGCCGGCCCACGTCGATGCCGGGAGCGCCACGGCGAACGAACTCGGGCCGACGCTCGACGCGACGGCGTTCGTGGACGTGACCCACCCCGCCGAGGCCCCGGCCATCGACTACATCGACGCGCTGGAGGGCCGCCCGACCATCGTCACCGCCGCGCCCGCCGGCTACCGGTGGAACCCGAGCGGCGGCGACGGGGCGAGCGCGCCCGCGAGCCTCACGGGGGTGCCGACCGTCGCCGGGTGGTTCCACGAGCGACAGTACCGGAGCCCCGAGGCGTACGGGACCCGGGTCGCGGACGTTGAGACCATCTACACCGGGACGCCGGCCGAACAGCGCGCGCTCCTCGACGAGTACGATGTCGAGTACGTCTACGTCGGGCCGGCAGAGCGCGCGCGCTACGGCGAGATAACGATAGGCGACCTGCCGGGCCTACGCGTGGTGGAGCGCGGCGGCGTGACGATATACGTCGCCGAGTCGGCCGGGTAG
- a CDS encoding glycosyltransferase, with translation MNRSLGVVVPAFQPDVRRLERYLAALREELSPAVVRVELDDPDEDTLAAVRALDAEVHAVPYRRGKGAAVTAGFEALDTDDYCFLDADGSTPAASAARVVAALDEAPVAVGSRRHPDAHVAGHQTVARRFLGDGFAWVARRLLDADLYDYQCGAKAVRAEAWERVRDHLYEPGFAWDVEFVAMAAALGYRVAEVPIEWEDAPGSTVDPLRTALDMGRALFVARHRAKRLQNSRLHDALAASRADPVALVDREESER, from the coding sequence ATGAACCGGTCGCTCGGGGTCGTGGTTCCCGCCTTCCAGCCCGACGTCCGGCGGCTCGAACGCTACCTCGCCGCCCTCCGCGAGGAACTGTCGCCCGCCGTCGTCCGGGTCGAACTCGACGACCCGGACGAGGACACGCTCGCCGCGGTTCGGGCGCTCGACGCCGAGGTACACGCCGTCCCCTATCGCCGGGGGAAGGGCGCGGCCGTCACCGCCGGCTTCGAGGCGCTGGACACGGACGACTACTGCTTCCTCGACGCCGACGGCTCGACGCCCGCCGCCTCCGCCGCGCGCGTGGTCGCGGCCCTCGACGAGGCCCCGGTCGCCGTCGGGTCACGCCGGCACCCGGACGCCCACGTCGCCGGCCACCAGACGGTCGCGCGCCGCTTCCTCGGCGACGGCTTCGCGTGGGTCGCGCGGCGCCTGCTCGACGCCGACCTCTACGACTACCAGTGCGGCGCGAAGGCCGTCCGGGCGGAGGCCTGGGAGCGCGTGCGCGACCACCTCTACGAGCCCGGGTTCGCCTGGGACGTGGAGTTCGTCGCGATGGCCGCCGCGCTCGGCTACCGGGTCGCGGAGGTCCCCATCGAGTGGGAGGACGCGCCCGGCTCCACCGTGGACCCGCTCCGGACCGCCCTCGACATGGGCCGGGCGCTCTTCGTCGCCCGCCACCGCGCGAAGCGCCTCCAGAACAGTCGGCTCCACGACGCGCTGGCCGCGAGCCGCGCCGACCCCGTCGCGCTCGTGGACCGGGAGGAGTCGGAGCGGTGA
- a CDS encoding universal stress protein, with protein MHYFVAYDGSDLSEAALRRVASLADPEEDAVAVGTALPRNDTEFARERGWLDEDEAFDAALVAERARRDVRRTLPAAEYATADVGRHAPAGKVGSALRRMAREADAETVVVGSDNAGGVVTSVSSVASSVAADDEYDVLIVRHDRR; from the coding sequence ATGCACTACTTCGTCGCCTACGACGGCTCCGACCTGAGCGAGGCGGCCCTCCGTCGCGTCGCGTCGTTGGCCGACCCCGAGGAGGACGCCGTCGCGGTCGGGACGGCGCTGCCGCGCAACGATACCGAGTTCGCCCGCGAGCGCGGCTGGCTCGACGAGGACGAGGCGTTCGACGCGGCCCTCGTCGCGGAACGGGCGCGCCGTGATGTCCGGCGGACGCTCCCCGCCGCGGAGTACGCGACCGCGGACGTCGGGCGGCACGCGCCCGCCGGGAAGGTCGGCAGCGCCCTCCGGCGGATGGCCCGCGAGGCCGACGCCGAGACGGTCGTCGTCGGGTCGGACAACGCGGGCGGCGTCGTCACCTCGGTGAGCAGCGTCGCCTCCTCCGTCGCGGCCGACGACGAGTACGACGTCCTCATCGTCAGGCACGACCGCCGCTAG
- the mbhE gene encoding hydrogen gas-evolving membrane-bound hydrogenase subunit E → MQPSPVVLLAALALPFLGAAATPLVHRALGERTAYYAAAVAAVSFALLAGEYGVALAADPAASGVTFEWIPALGVSFTLYLDGLSLLIGFLASGVGVLVFTYSGGYMHGEPGQAKYYATLLAFMGSMLGVALAADLVALFVFWELTSVTSFLLIGHYQRTDSGRYAARKSMLITVSGGLFMLVGFLILAFVSGQSAELARTFTLVGTPDSLIANAEAVRAALESRGLLVPVIALVAVGAATKSAQIPFHIWLPNAMEAPTPVSAFLHSATMVKAGVYLVGRTRPLFLPEAAVPDWMLIVATLGLVSMTVTAILAVGATDIKELLAYSTASHLGLIVAGYGLATEYGAETGAFHILNHAVFKATLFMVAGIVAHEAGTRYMPEISGLRKELPITAGITAVAALGMAGVPPFNGFYSKELLFEATYEIAHTQGGLFWLYPAIAVFGSVFTFLYSIRFLMLFFGEKPDELHAHRPPLAMLAPPLLLAGIATYIGLGGIAGTFDVGVPVVGEFVAAVTASSALHAPAGFTYYVPTELSPYFLMSLLTIALGAAAYPFYDRFHRAVRRARALPVTSPNWYYDTALSGANGLSAATARVVHNGVFRRYAYTVLAAVCALALGGYVAASASLPAFTGIAVSAPLAVVLVTAVLGAVAVIRAPSHIAGVLTLSILGFMVAIFFVLSDAPDLALTQLVIETLVLVIFLLVLDKLPSWYGDLKRREVAADVLLSGTVGVTVFFTVLLSTGATAPDPIWRDIATLAPVPEEHGLWILEQGGGNNIVNVILVDFRAFDTLGEIAVVAMAALSVLTLVGMRGRGEDAGGDGPEEGGETA, encoded by the coding sequence GTGCAACCGAGTCCCGTCGTGCTGCTCGCAGCCCTCGCGCTCCCCTTCCTCGGCGCGGCCGCGACGCCGCTCGTCCACCGTGCGCTCGGCGAGCGGACGGCCTACTACGCGGCGGCCGTCGCGGCCGTGTCGTTCGCCCTGCTCGCCGGGGAGTACGGGGTCGCGCTCGCGGCCGACCCCGCCGCGTCCGGCGTCACCTTCGAGTGGATACCGGCGCTCGGGGTCTCCTTCACGCTGTATCTGGACGGTCTCTCGCTGCTGATCGGCTTCCTCGCGTCCGGCGTGGGTGTGCTCGTCTTCACCTACTCCGGCGGCTACATGCACGGGGAACCGGGGCAGGCGAAGTACTACGCCACGCTGCTCGCGTTCATGGGGTCGATGCTCGGCGTCGCGCTCGCCGCCGACCTCGTCGCGCTGTTCGTCTTCTGGGAACTCACGTCCGTCACGTCGTTCCTGCTCATCGGCCACTACCAGCGCACCGACTCCGGCCGGTACGCGGCCCGCAAGTCGATGCTCATCACCGTCTCCGGCGGGCTGTTCATGCTCGTCGGCTTCCTGATACTCGCGTTCGTCTCCGGGCAGTCGGCCGAACTCGCGCGGACGTTCACCCTCGTCGGGACGCCCGACTCGCTGATAGCGAACGCCGAGGCGGTGCGCGCGGCGCTCGAATCGCGCGGCCTCCTCGTCCCGGTCATCGCGCTCGTCGCCGTCGGCGCGGCGACGAAGTCCGCGCAGATACCGTTCCACATCTGGCTCCCGAACGCGATGGAGGCCCCGACCCCGGTGTCGGCGTTCCTCCACTCCGCGACGATGGTCAAAGCCGGCGTCTACCTCGTCGGGCGCACGCGACCCCTGTTCCTCCCCGAGGCCGCCGTCCCCGACTGGATGCTCATCGTCGCCACGCTCGGCCTCGTCTCGATGACCGTCACCGCGATACTCGCCGTCGGGGCGACCGACATCAAGGAACTGCTCGCCTACTCGACGGCTTCTCACTTGGGACTCATCGTCGCGGGCTACGGCCTCGCGACCGAGTACGGCGCGGAGACCGGCGCGTTCCACATCCTCAACCACGCGGTGTTCAAGGCGACGCTGTTCATGGTCGCCGGCATCGTCGCCCACGAGGCCGGGACGCGCTACATGCCCGAGATATCGGGCCTCAGGAAGGAACTCCCCATCACCGCCGGCATCACCGCCGTCGCGGCGCTCGGGATGGCCGGCGTCCCGCCGTTCAACGGCTTCTATTCGAAGGAACTGCTGTTCGAGGCGACCTACGAGATAGCTCACACGCAGGGCGGCCTGTTCTGGCTCTACCCCGCTATCGCGGTGTTCGGCTCCGTGTTCACGTTCCTCTACTCGATACGCTTCCTGATGCTGTTCTTCGGCGAGAAGCCCGACGAGCTCCACGCCCACCGGCCGCCGCTCGCCATGCTCGCCCCGCCGCTGCTGCTCGCGGGCATCGCCACGTACATCGGCCTCGGCGGCATCGCCGGAACCTTCGACGTGGGTGTGCCGGTCGTGGGCGAGTTCGTCGCCGCGGTGACGGCCTCCAGCGCGCTCCACGCGCCGGCGGGCTTCACCTACTACGTCCCCACGGAACTGTCCCCGTACTTCCTCATGAGCCTGCTCACCATCGCGCTCGGCGCGGCCGCGTACCCGTTCTACGACCGCTTCCACCGGGCCGTGCGCCGCGCCCGCGCGCTCCCGGTCACCAGCCCGAACTGGTACTACGACACGGCGCTGTCGGGCGCGAACGGCCTCTCCGCGGCGACGGCCCGCGTCGTCCACAACGGCGTGTTCCGCCGCTACGCCTACACCGTCCTCGCGGCGGTGTGCGCGCTCGCGCTCGGCGGCTACGTCGCGGCGTCCGCGTCGCTGCCGGCCTTCACCGGCATCGCGGTCTCCGCGCCGCTCGCCGTCGTCCTCGTCACGGCCGTGCTCGGCGCGGTGGCGGTCATCCGCGCGCCCTCCCACATCGCGGGCGTGCTCACGCTCTCGATTCTGGGCTTCATGGTCGCCATCTTCTTCGTGCTCTCGGACGCGCCGGACCTCGCGCTGACCCAGCTGGTCATCGAGACGCTGGTGCTCGTCATCTTCCTGCTCGTGCTCGACAAACTGCCGTCGTGGTACGGGGACCTGAAGCGCCGGGAGGTGGCCGCCGACGTTCTGCTGTCGGGCACCGTCGGCGTGACGGTCTTCTTCACCGTCCTGCTGTCGACGGGCGCGACCGCGCCCGACCCCATCTGGCGCGACATCGCGACGCTCGCACCCGTCCCCGAGGAACACGGCCTGTGGATACTCGAACAGGGCGGGGGGAACAACATCGTGAACGTCATCCTCGTCGACTTCCGGGCGTTCGACACGCTCGGCGAGATAGCCGTCGTCGCGATGGCGGCGCTGTCCGTGCTCACCCTCGTCGGGATGCGCGGGCGCGGCGAGGACGCCGGGGGCGACGGCCCCGAGGAGGGAGGTGAGACGGCGTGA
- a CDS encoding GtrA family protein: MSGRQRLRALASAGRLGRFVSVGVVGAGFDITTSTLLRELGVYPELAVFVGIEVAVVVMFLLNDNWTFASEGRAGVGNALRRLARSNLVRVGGITVQLVTFRALYRWTGVELSLLGIDAWFVAAKVAGIGVGMVVNYVAESLFTWRVAGE; this comes from the coding sequence GTGAGCGGTCGCCAGCGGCTCCGCGCGCTCGCCTCCGCCGGACGGCTCGGCCGCTTCGTCTCGGTCGGCGTCGTCGGCGCCGGCTTCGACATCACGACCTCGACGCTGCTGCGCGAACTCGGCGTCTATCCCGAACTCGCGGTGTTCGTCGGCATCGAGGTGGCCGTCGTGGTGATGTTCCTGCTCAACGACAACTGGACGTTCGCGAGCGAGGGGCGCGCCGGCGTCGGCAACGCGCTCCGGCGGCTGGCGCGCTCGAACCTCGTCCGCGTCGGGGGCATCACGGTCCAGCTCGTCACCTTCCGCGCGCTCTACCGCTGGACCGGCGTGGAGCTCTCGCTCCTCGGCATCGACGCGTGGTTCGTCGCCGCGAAGGTCGCCGGCATCGGCGTCGGCATGGTCGTCAACTACGTCGCGGAGAGCCTGTTCACGTGGCGCGTCGCGGGGGAGTAA
- a CDS encoding type IV pilin N-terminal domain-containing protein, which yields MNPRALLDDDSAVSPVIGVILMVAITVILAAVIGTFALGIGGEVSNTAPAVDFDFAYTAANGDFAGTDGDEVVVTHERGPNVDASRLTVQAGGNDLAGSWSETTVSTGVTYTYDDSGGTDLAPGDTVRVVWRAADGSTSNTVATSTVPS from the coding sequence ATGAACCCACGCGCACTCCTCGACGACGACAGCGCCGTCTCGCCGGTCATCGGGGTCATCCTGATGGTCGCCATCACGGTCATCCTGGCCGCGGTCATCGGCACGTTCGCGCTCGGCATCGGCGGCGAGGTGTCGAACACCGCCCCCGCCGTCGATTTCGACTTCGCGTACACGGCCGCGAACGGGGACTTCGCCGGCACCGACGGCGACGAGGTGGTCGTCACCCACGAGCGCGGACCGAACGTGGACGCCTCGCGGCTCACGGTACAGGCCGGCGGGAACGACCTCGCCGGAAGCTGGTCCGAGACGACCGTCTCGACCGGCGTCACGTACACTTACGACGACAGCGGCGGCACCGACCTCGCGCCCGGCGACACCGTCCGCGTCGTCTGGCGCGCCGCCGACGGCAGTACCTCCAACACCGTCGCGACGAGCACCGTCCCGTCCTGA
- a CDS encoding MnhB domain-containing protein yields MTTERETTVIAKTVTRVVTPFIFVVAIALLFQGHNLPGGGFIAGVLTCTGFALVYVIYGRESLRTLLGAGSEDSGVLSGLTGTYATLFAAGLSVAVLGGLAAMALGYPFLTQAVLYLSDLGPVGALTAEGTGVGTLEVASAFVFDLGVYLVVVGGLLSILSVVGRE; encoded by the coding sequence GTGACGACGGAACGCGAGACGACCGTCATCGCCAAGACGGTGACGCGGGTCGTCACCCCGTTCATCTTCGTGGTCGCGATCGCGCTGCTGTTCCAGGGACACAACCTCCCCGGCGGCGGCTTCATCGCCGGCGTCCTGACGTGTACCGGCTTCGCGCTCGTCTACGTCATCTACGGCCGCGAGTCGCTGCGGACCCTGCTCGGGGCGGGCAGCGAGGACAGCGGCGTCCTCTCGGGGCTGACCGGCACCTACGCGACGCTGTTCGCCGCGGGGCTTTCGGTCGCCGTGCTGGGCGGCCTCGCCGCGATGGCGCTCGGCTACCCGTTCCTCACGCAGGCCGTGTTGTACCTGAGCGACCTCGGACCCGTGGGCGCGCTCACGGCCGAGGGGACCGGCGTCGGTACCCTCGAAGTCGCCAGCGCGTTCGTCTTCGACCTCGGGGTGTACCTCGTGGTCGTGGGGGGTCTCCTCTCGATCCTCTCGGTGGTGGGACGCGAATGA
- a CDS encoding type 1 glutamine amidotransferase domain-containing protein encodes MTTALFVVSEEGYWGEECAEPLTTLESAGVDVTVATPSGSPPVMDERSADPENVGEETAEFVRRVDEEHEGLNDPEPLARVSAEGYDAVVFPGGHGTEWDVNQDRHARALLRDAVAGDEGTALVVCHAVGILAFTRDAAGEFLVAGRDVTGFPNAWEEGIVDGDDLMPDGRKLPYWVEDEVKAAGANWDAELDADTSVTTDGDLITARGPGSSSAAADALLDALD; translated from the coding sequence ATGACCACAGCGCTGTTCGTCGTCAGCGAGGAGGGGTACTGGGGAGAGGAGTGTGCCGAGCCGCTCACGACGCTCGAATCCGCGGGCGTCGACGTGACCGTCGCCACGCCGTCCGGGTCGCCGCCCGTCATGGACGAGCGCTCCGCCGACCCGGAGAACGTCGGCGAGGAGACGGCCGAGTTCGTCCGGCGCGTGGACGAGGAACACGAGGGGCTGAACGACCCCGAGCCGCTGGCGCGGGTATCCGCCGAGGGGTACGACGCGGTGGTGTTCCCCGGCGGGCACGGCACCGAGTGGGACGTGAACCAGGACCGACACGCCCGCGCGCTGCTGCGCGACGCGGTCGCGGGGGACGAGGGAACCGCGCTCGTCGTCTGTCACGCCGTCGGGATTCTGGCGTTCACGCGCGACGCGGCGGGCGAGTTCCTCGTCGCCGGCCGCGACGTGACCGGCTTCCCGAACGCGTGGGAGGAGGGTATCGTCGACGGGGACGACCTGATGCCGGACGGCCGGAAGCTCCCGTACTGGGTCGAGGACGAGGTGAAGGCCGCCGGCGCGAACTGGGACGCCGAACTCGACGCCGACACGTCGGTCACGACGGACGGCGACCTCATCACGGCCCGGGGGCCCGGCTCCTCGTCGGCCGCCGCGGACGCGCTCCTCGACGCGCTCGACTAG
- a CDS encoding sodium:proton antiporter, producing the protein MTATYLMAAVLGLLFAFGTFLVLRRDLVRVVWGVTIMSQATNTYLVTMGGFAGSVPVLGGYGADPSTVQDPLVQALVLTAIVIGFGTTAFALVLTYRVYEEHGTIDLADLGEGGDA; encoded by the coding sequence ATGACCGCGACGTACCTCATGGCCGCCGTGCTCGGTCTGCTGTTCGCGTTCGGGACGTTCCTCGTCCTCCGGCGCGACCTCGTGCGGGTCGTCTGGGGGGTCACCATCATGTCGCAGGCGACGAACACCTACCTCGTCACGATGGGCGGGTTCGCCGGGAGCGTCCCCGTCCTCGGCGGCTACGGCGCGGACCCCTCGACGGTGCAGGACCCGCTCGTGCAGGCGCTCGTCCTGACGGCTATCGTCATCGGCTTCGGGACCACGGCGTTCGCGCTCGTGCTCACCTACCGGGTGTACGAGGAGCACGGCACCATCGACCTCGCCGACCTCGGCGAGGGGGGTGACGCCTGA
- the hpt gene encoding hypoxanthine/guanine phosphoribosyltransferase: protein MDQLAQSLRDAPIIEKDGYHYFVHPISDGVPMLEPSLLREIVIKIIRKADLEDVDKIVTPAAMGIHISTAVSLMTDVPLVVIRKREYGLEGETPLFQQTGYSESQMYINDVEAGDRVLVLDDVLSTGGTLSAIVDALDDIGADIVDVVAVIKKVGGENKLDDSPYRAKTLINVDVEDGEVVVVDPRGDD from the coding sequence ATGGACCAGTTGGCCCAGTCGCTTCGCGACGCGCCCATCATCGAGAAGGACGGCTACCACTACTTCGTCCACCCCATCTCCGACGGCGTCCCGATGCTGGAGCCGTCGCTCCTCCGGGAGATCGTCATCAAGATCATCCGGAAGGCGGACCTGGAGGACGTGGACAAGATCGTCACGCCCGCGGCGATGGGCATCCACATCTCCACCGCCGTCTCGCTGATGACGGACGTGCCGCTCGTCGTCATCCGCAAGCGCGAGTACGGGCTGGAGGGCGAGACGCCGCTGTTCCAGCAGACGGGCTACTCCGAGTCCCAGATGTACATCAACGACGTGGAGGCGGGCGACCGCGTGCTCGTCCTCGACGACGTGCTCTCGACGGGCGGCACGCTCTCGGCCATCGTGGACGCGCTCGACGACATCGGCGCCGACATCGTGGACGTGGTCGCGGTCATCAAGAAGGTCGGCGGCGAGAACAAGCTGGACGACTCGCCGTACCGCGCCAAGACGCTCATCAACGTCGACGTGGAGGACGGCGAGGTCGTCGTCGTGGACCCGCGCGGCGACGACTGA